One part of the Dehalobacter sp. genome encodes these proteins:
- a CDS encoding endonuclease MutS2, translating into MIASDKVLAKLDFGAVRERLRNHCMLPGAKELAEALVPESDLSTVRALLRETDEGKILLRMNPLFSVRGAREIRPYLERCDRGGTLNPEELLEIRDTLKTARRLKNTLLEGSQAGKDPYSELYTLRETVDGIVPQKEIEDDISRSVSEDGDINDRASEELARLRKAKGTSQQRIKESLDGILRNPNYQKMLQDNVITSRGDRYVVPIKMEYSSAFPGIVHDQSASGATLFIEPMAVVQLGNELREITLKENREVQRILQQLTAKVAARIPEILLLNEALIKLDFILAKARLSEDMEAGSPLVMNKQEVKLIGARHPLLTGPVVPISVELGMDDQFLIITGPNTGGKTVTLKTIGLMAVMMQSGLHIPVESDSRLGIFTRIFVDIGDEQSVEQSLSTFSAHMTNIVDIIREADSRSLVLLDELGAGTDPGEGAALAMAILAELLERGSCGVATTHYGALKTFAYNTPGVENASVEFNPETLKPTYRLLTGIPGRSNALSIAQRLGLGSGILEKARSFISERDTKESDLLENLEDTQREIELKKRSVEEEQKKAEHKAAELKKKNLELEEKYEDILRKAKEEAVEVVRQARLEAEGIIKEIKEAQKKERREQEAALEKTRQGLKKLSEKVYETGYAGRNKSGPKPGQVEPGQTVYMPNLRQKGQVLQKPDNNNEVLVQTGILKVSVPLSEIRLVDETRKPEHFEKTIKGTFGLSKAANLRSEIDLRGKLVEEGILLLDKYLDDAVITGINQVSVIHGKGTGALRAGIHQFLKRHPHVAAYRLGEFGEGDSGVTIVELK; encoded by the coding sequence TTGATAGCTTCAGATAAAGTCCTGGCGAAACTGGATTTTGGCGCAGTCAGAGAACGGCTTAGGAATCATTGCATGCTTCCCGGGGCGAAAGAATTAGCGGAAGCCCTTGTTCCGGAGTCTGACCTGAGTACCGTAAGAGCGCTGCTCCGTGAAACGGACGAAGGGAAAATTCTCCTTAGGATGAACCCTTTGTTTTCAGTCAGAGGAGCACGGGAAATCCGTCCTTATCTGGAAAGATGCGACCGGGGCGGAACCTTAAATCCGGAAGAATTGCTGGAAATCAGAGATACGTTGAAAACTGCCCGCCGCCTGAAGAATACGCTGCTGGAAGGAAGCCAGGCAGGAAAAGATCCGTACAGCGAATTATATACGCTCAGAGAAACGGTCGATGGGATTGTACCGCAGAAAGAGATAGAAGACGATATCTCCCGCAGTGTTTCCGAGGACGGGGATATCAATGACCGGGCTTCCGAAGAGCTGGCCAGACTGCGGAAAGCGAAAGGAACAAGCCAGCAGCGGATCAAGGAAAGCCTCGATGGGATTTTAAGAAATCCGAACTATCAAAAGATGCTTCAGGACAATGTCATTACAAGCAGAGGGGACCGCTATGTGGTTCCAATTAAAATGGAATACAGTTCAGCTTTTCCTGGAATTGTCCATGATCAGTCAGCCAGCGGTGCAACCCTTTTTATCGAACCGATGGCAGTGGTCCAGCTTGGCAATGAACTGAGGGAGATCACCCTGAAAGAGAACAGGGAAGTTCAAAGGATTCTTCAGCAGCTCACAGCAAAAGTTGCTGCCAGGATTCCGGAAATCCTGCTGTTGAATGAAGCCTTGATTAAGCTGGATTTCATTCTGGCGAAAGCCCGTCTAAGTGAAGATATGGAAGCCGGGTCACCGCTCGTAATGAATAAACAGGAGGTCAAGCTGATCGGCGCGAGACATCCTCTGCTCACCGGGCCTGTTGTGCCGATATCCGTCGAACTCGGGATGGATGATCAATTTCTGATCATTACCGGTCCGAACACCGGTGGTAAGACTGTAACGCTGAAGACAATCGGCCTTATGGCGGTGATGATGCAGTCCGGGCTTCATATTCCGGTCGAAAGTGATTCCCGGCTTGGGATCTTCACTCGGATTTTTGTCGATATCGGTGATGAGCAGAGTGTCGAACAGTCTTTGAGTACGTTCTCCGCCCATATGACCAATATTGTGGATATTATCCGGGAAGCCGACAGCCGTTCCCTGGTTCTGCTGGACGAGCTCGGGGCCGGGACGGACCCGGGAGAAGGGGCTGCTCTGGCCATGGCGATCCTTGCGGAATTATTGGAACGCGGAAGCTGCGGGGTGGCTACGACGCATTACGGTGCATTAAAGACCTTTGCCTACAATACACCCGGGGTTGAAAATGCTTCAGTTGAGTTTAATCCGGAAACGCTTAAGCCCACCTACCGCCTGCTGACCGGCATTCCCGGACGCAGCAATGCCTTATCGATTGCCCAGCGGCTTGGACTTGGCAGTGGTATTTTGGAAAAAGCCCGCTCCTTTATCTCCGAACGGGATACGAAGGAGAGCGATCTCCTGGAGAACCTCGAGGATACGCAAAGGGAAATTGAACTCAAAAAACGGAGTGTGGAAGAAGAGCAGAAGAAGGCTGAACATAAAGCCGCTGAGCTTAAGAAAAAGAATCTGGAATTAGAAGAGAAATACGAAGATATTCTTCGTAAAGCCAAAGAAGAGGCTGTAGAAGTTGTCCGTCAGGCCAGACTCGAAGCCGAAGGTATCATTAAAGAAATCAAGGAAGCCCAGAAGAAAGAACGGCGTGAACAGGAAGCAGCGCTGGAGAAAACACGCCAGGGACTTAAAAAACTCTCCGAAAAGGTATATGAAACCGGGTACGCCGGAAGAAACAAATCCGGGCCGAAGCCCGGACAGGTAGAACCGGGGCAAACGGTCTATATGCCCAATCTTCGACAGAAAGGCCAGGTCCTGCAAAAACCTGATAACAACAATGAAGTGCTGGTCCAGACGGGCATTTTGAAAGTCAGCGTTCCGCTGTCCGAAATCCGGTTAGTCGATGAGACGAGGAAACCAGAGCATTTTGAAAAAACAATCAAAGGTACTTTCGGGCTGAGCAAAGCGGCAAATCTCAGAAGTGAAATCGATCTTCGGGGAAAACTGGTTGAAGAGGGCATCCTGTTGCTGGATAAGTATCTGGATGATGCTGTGATTACAGGAATTAATCAGGTCAGTGTGATTCATGGCAAAGGGACAGGCGCCCTGCGGGCAGGCATTCATCAGTTTCTGAAGAGACATCCCCATGTTGCTGCTTACCGTTTAGGTGAGTTTGGCGAAGGCGATTCCGGGGTCACGATCGTTGAATTAAAGTAA